One genomic window of Camelina sativa cultivar DH55 chromosome 5, Cs, whole genome shotgun sequence includes the following:
- the LOC104789470 gene encoding uncharacterized protein LOC104789470: MAAETIDVSQSVLHVNMSNITKLTSTNYLTWKVQVHSLLDGYDLAGFLDGSKPAPAQSTTTNDQVTPNPAYATWRRQDKLIYSGLLGTLCSSIQPLVSSTTSSQSMWKTIASTYASPSWGHIQQLRIQLKQATKGDKSIDDYVQGFLIRFEKLALLGKPVDHQETLEYILEGLPEEYKSVVDPIEGRETPPSISEIVEKLLNREAKLLAAFYSVSKPVPISANVASGPQPYQGKHHPRQQQHWNNNNNNHHSSSRQDYRGARGYQGKCQLCGVFGHSAKRCPQFHMNQSGSSNALLPSPFRPWQPRANLALAPPQSSDPWIMDSGATHHMTSDLHNLSLHHPYQGGDSVTVGDGSALSIKHTGSLSLPSTSRPLTLKNVLCVPKIHKNLISVYRLCNANNVTVEFAPAHLQVKDLKSGVPLLQGKARAELYEWPTYPSPISSFFASSSTKPSMAD; this comes from the coding sequence atGGCTGCTGAAACAATCGACGTTTCTCAATCAGTTCTTCACGTTAACATGAGCAACATCACCAAGCTCACGTCCACGAATTACCTGACCTGGAAAGTTCAGGTCCACTCACTGCTTGACGGATACGATCTTGCAGGCTTTCTCGATGGCTCCAAACCAGCGCCTGCTCAAAGCACCACAACCAACGATCAAGTTACCCCAAATCCCGCATATGCAACATGGCGCCGCCAGGACAAGCTCATTTACAGTGGTTTACTCGGCACTCTCTGCTCCTCCATTCAACCGCTggtctcctccaccacctcctcTCAATCCATGTGGAAAACGATTGCCTCCACCTATGCTAGCCCAAGCTGGGGCCATATTCAACAACTTCGGATCCAACTGAAGCAAGCCACTAAAGGTGACAAATCCATTGATGACTATGTTCAAGGGTTCCTCATTCGCTTTGAAAAACTCGCCCTCCTTGGAAAACCTGTCGACCATCAGGAAACACTTGAATACATTCTTGAAGGCTTACCCGAAGAATACAAATCTGTGGTGGACCCAATTGAAGGCCGTGAAACTCCTCCCTCTATTTCTGAGATTGTGGAAAAACTTCTCAACAGAGAAGCCAAGCTGCTTGCTGCCTTCTACTCTGTTTCTAAACCTGTCCCCATCTCCGCTAATGTTGCCTCTGGTCCTCAACCGTATCAAGGCAAACATCACCCCCGTCAACAACAACattggaacaacaacaacaacaatcatcacTCCTCGTCTCGCCAGGATTATCGTGGTGCTAGAGGATATCAAGGGAAGTGCCAGTTGTGTGGAGTTTTTGGTCACAGTGCCAAACGCTGTCCACAATTCCACATGAACCAGTCCGGCTCTTCCAATGCCCTGCTTCCCTCTCCGTTTCGTCCATGGCAACCTCGCGCAAATCTGGCTCTTGCTCCTCCTCAGTCCTCTGATCCTTGGATCATGGATAGCGGTGCCACTCACCACATGACAAGTGACCTCCACAACTTGTCCCTTCATCATCCGTATCAAGGTGGTGATAGTGTCACTGTTGGTGACGGTTCAGCACTCTCCATCAAACACACTGGTTCACTTTCACTACCCTCTACCTCTCGACCCTTAACTCTCAAAAATGTCCTTTGTGTTCctaaaattcataaaaacctTATCTCTGTCTATCGTCTGTGTAATGCTAATAACGTTACGGTTGAATTTGCTCCTGCTCATTTGcaggtgaaggatctgaagTCGGGGGTCCCGTTGCTGCAAGGCAAGGCTAGAGCTGAGCTTTACGAGTGGCCTACCTATCCATCTCCTATCTCCTCATTTTTTGCTTCGTCTTCCACCAAACCCTCCATGGCTGACTAG
- the LOC104787369 gene encoding dormancy-associated protein homolog 3-like isoform X2 — protein sequence MGLLDHLWDDTVAGPRPENGLGKLRKHHTFSFRPSSGNDQSEGGSARSYGEDSPEEAVKVTRSIMIIKPPGYQGGSAPASPAGSTPPLSPFSPPLSPFSGGKEPFRFRRRSSDAFDKAAGGSGSETGPRSPPPTYGM from the exons ATGGGCTTACTTGATCATCTCTGGGATGATACCGTCGCTGGTCCACGGCCAGAGAACGGCCTTGGCAAGCTTCGGAAACACCATACCTTCAGTTTCCGACCTAGCTCAGGCAATG ATCAATCTGAAGGTGGAAGTGCGAGATCGTACGGTGAGGATTCGCCGGAAGAGGCTGTGAAAGTTACACGTAGCATCATGATTATAAAACCACCAGGTTACCAAGGCGGTTCAGCTCCGGCGTCGCCTGCCGGTTCAACTCCGCCGCTGTCTCCTTTCTCTCCGCCTCTTTCTCCGTTCTCCg GAGGAAAGGAACCCTTTCGGTTTAGGAGGCGGTCGTCGGATGCGTTCGATAAGGCAGCAGGAGGATCAGGATCAGAGACTGGACCAAGGAGCCCTCCTCCTACTTACGGCATGTGA
- the LOC104787369 gene encoding dormancy-associated protein homolog 3-like isoform X1, producing MGLLDHLWDDTVAGPRPENGLGKLRKHHTFSFRPSSGNDQSEGGSARSYGEDSPEEAVKVTRSIMIIKPPGYQGGSAPASPAGSTPPLSPFSPPLSPFSEQTQEERNPFGLGGGRRMRSIRQQEDQDQRLDQGALLLLTACDL from the exons ATGGGCTTACTTGATCATCTCTGGGATGATACCGTCGCTGGTCCACGGCCAGAGAACGGCCTTGGCAAGCTTCGGAAACACCATACCTTCAGTTTCCGACCTAGCTCAGGCAATG ATCAATCTGAAGGTGGAAGTGCGAGATCGTACGGTGAGGATTCGCCGGAAGAGGCTGTGAAAGTTACACGTAGCATCATGATTATAAAACCACCAGGTTACCAAGGCGGTTCAGCTCCGGCGTCGCCTGCCGGTTCAACTCCGCCGCTGTCTCCTTTCTCTCCGCCTCTTTCTCCGTTCTCCg AGCAAACGCAGGAGGAAAGGAACCCTTTCGGTTTAGGAGGCGGTCGTCGGATGCGTTCGATAAGGCAGCAGGAGGATCAGGATCAGAGACTGGACCAAGGAGCCCTCCTCCTACTTACGGCATGTGATCTCTAA
- the LOC104787370 gene encoding uncharacterized protein LOC104787370 isoform X1, translating to MSLGLSEFADGVAARSLSEISEVDAVRIGADIVSAARRLIALLRSIGDCQWLHHPPVIAEAIRRYDELWMPLISDLTVGLKPPMILPPIDIEWVWFCHSLNPVSYRDYCQKRFSKLIGKPAIYDQENEDYAVLQCEKVWVLRYPLESFENRADPDSVETVSSVNEDVKTLVEKQRLLWEKFSAPYMSETVYLIAARLRYKGFLLILHKFKDEISRIIPASDMLLMWLTHKSYPTVYKEDVDEMLEEVTRKVVRVGEAVEKTEVERTKRLWDSYFNQPYEKAGGELTVIANESRLSKSAVFYWPVSDMDVNTAYKSVRPRFVLELCIFIRLNPKAERNESRDRSFLRLRVARCHRKLQLDKKMTDLSRDGTWQKGWHLYCEFGTLGVVLESHHERPRGICFRSGKPEGVIEFPWNDLLRAHSLASGRFLGKQVSVFASVTPPVQAPYLLRFVPDRVTDDSGAMISDSVQRSNNFRPQEGRWLTRTVLDHAGRECFVIRIRVGKGVFKRGGEIPSPVKSEERITEIRVGSWSYIEGSIGKAPGKVVGTVTPKEPVEDWEAGWEFSTGDELRIRWDSSGAISELGLYSRNPGSLVRLLTGRRMQYKGEDEEDEEGFATLVRSTEENPTEKATALIDWKHQAVEFLPEEDAVFVLLLSVSILRSVTHRRREDVGKLLVRKRITEATGERDWGSVVVDASSSNVSSSTSPYVEPWYRNSGKVMASEEKVQVARYPYPVMSYSNVDGGDNLYKHVIFG from the exons ATGTCTCTAGGACTGTCGGAGTTCGCCGACGGCGTAGCGGCGCGGAGTCTCAGCGAGATCTCAGAGGTAGACGCCGTAAGAATCGGAGCTGATATCGTATCTGCAGCAAGACGTCTCATAGCGCTTTTGAGGTCTATCGGAGATTGTCAATGGCTTCATCATCCACCCGTTATTGCTGAAGCTATTAGAAG GTATGATGAGCTTTGGATGCCGTTGATTTCTGATCTAACGGTTGGTTTAAAGCCTCCAATGATTTTGCCTCCTATTGATATTGAATGGGTTTGGTTTTGTCATTCTTTGAATCCA GTGAGTTATAGGGATTATTGTCAAAAGAGATTCTCAAAACTTATAGGGAAGCCTGCTATTTACGATCAAGAGAACGAGGATTACGCGGTTCTACAATGCGAAAAGGTTTGGGTTTTACGGTACCCGTTGGAGAGTTTTGAGAACAGAGCTGATCCTGATTCAGTTGAGACAGTTTCTTCAGTGAATGAAGATGTGAAAACTCTAGTAGAGAAGCAGAGGTTACTTTGGGAGAAGTTTTCAGCACCATATATGTCTGAAACCGTTTACTTGATCGCTGCTCGGTTACGTTACAAAGGGTTCCTGTTGATCTTACACAAGTTCAAAGACGAGATATCTCGTATTATTCCAGCTTCAGATATGCTTCTTATGTGGCTCACACACAAGAGTTACCCGACGGTATATAAAGAGGATGTTGATGAAATGTTGGAAGAGGTTACGAGAAAAGTGGTACGAGTTGGAGAAGCAGTTGAGAAAACGGAAGTGGAAAGAACGAAAAGACTGTGGGATAGTTACTTCAATCAACCTTACGAGAAAGCAGGTGGTGAATTGACGGTAATAGCGAATGAGTCTCGTCTTAGTAAAAGTGCAGTGTTTTATTGGCCTGTCTCTGATATGGACGTTAACACCGCGTATAAGTCCGTTCGACCTAGATTTGTTTTGGAA TTGTGTATATTTATAAGGCTGAATCCAAAAGCAGAGCGGAATGAGTCTAGAGATCGAAGTTTCCTTCGTTTGAGAGTTGCTAGATGTCATAGGAAGCTGCAGCTAGACAAGAAAATGACAGATTTGTCTCGCGATGGGACGTGGCAAAAGGGTTGGCATCTTTACTGCGAGTTTGGGACGTTAGGGGTTGTATTGGAATCACATCATGAACGTCCTCGTGGGATTTGCTTCAGAAGTGGGAAACCTGAAGGGGTGATTGAGTTTCCGTGGAATGATCTGTTACGAGCACATTCATTAGCATCTGGTAGGTTTCTCGGTAAGCAAGTAAGTGTGTTTGCTTCGGTTACGCCCCCGGTTCAAGCGCCCTACTTGCTGAGATTTGTGCCGGATCGAGTTACGGATGATTCAGGTGCTATGATATCTGATTCAGTTCAAAGAAGTAACAACTTCCGTCCTCAAGAAGGAAGGTGGCTTACACGGACCGTTCTTGATCATGCAGGGCGGGAATGCTTTGTTATCCGCATCCG AGTCGGAAAAGGAGTGTTTAAACGTGGAGGTGAAATTCCATCCCCAGTTAAATCAGAGGAGCGGATAACAGAGATTCGTGTAGGTTCTTGGTCTTATATCGAGGGCTCAATCGGTAAAGCTCCAG GGAAGGTTGTTGGAACCGTGACGCCTAAAGAACCAGTTGAGGATTGGGAGGCTGGTTGGGAATTTTCGACTGGAGACGAATTGCGTATCCGTTGGGACTCATCAGGAGCTATCTCAGAGCTAGGTCTATATTCAAGAAACCCTGGTTCGCTG GTTCGGCTACTAACTGGACGAAGAATGCAATataaaggagaagatgaagaagacgaggaaGGTTTTGCAACATTGGTTAGATCAACAGAAGAAAATCCAACAGAAAAAGCAACTGCTCTAATCGACTGGAAGCATCAAGCTGTGGAGTTTCTCCCCGAGGAAGATGCGGTTTTCGTCTTGCTGTTGTCGGTATCGATTCTAAGAAGTGTAACacatagaagaagagaagatgttgGTAAGTTGTTGGTACGGAAGAGGATAACCGAAGCTACCGGTGAACGGGACTGGGGATCAGTTGTCGTCGATGCTTCATCGTCAAATGTATCTTCTTCTACAAGTCCTTACGTAGAACCATGGTATCGAAACTCCGGTAAGGTTATGGCCTCGGAGGAGAAAGTACAAGTTGCGAGATATCCATATCCTGTTATGAGCTATTCTAATGTTGATGGTGGTGATAATTTGTACAAACACGTAATATTCGGGTGA
- the LOC104787370 gene encoding uncharacterized protein LOC104787370 isoform X2, which produces MSLGLSEFADGVAARSLSEISEVDAVRIGADIVSAARRLIALLRSIGDCQWLHHPPVIAEAIRRYDELWMPLISDLTVGLKPPMILPPIDIEWVWFCHSLNPVSYRDYCQKRFSKLIGKPAIYDQENEDYAVLQCEKVWVLRYPLESFENRADPDSVETVSSVNEDVKTLVEKQRLLWEKFSAPYMSETVYLIAARLRYKGFLLILHKFKDEISRIIPASDMLLMWLTHKSYPTVYKEDVDEMLEEVTRKVVRVGEAVEKTEVERTKRLWDSYFNQPYEKAGGELTVIANESRLSKSAVFYWPVSDMDVNTAYKSVRPRFVLELCIFIRLNPKAERNESRDRSFLRLRVARCHRKLQLDKKMTDLSRDGTWQKGWHLYCEFGTLGVVLESHHERPRGICFRSGKPEGVIEFPWNDLLRAHSLASGRFLGKQVSVFASVTPPVQAPYLLRFVPDRVTDDSGAMISDSVQRSNNFRPQEGRWLTRTVLDHAGRECFVIRIRVGKGVFKRGGEIPSPVKSEERITEIRVGSWSYIEGSIGKAPGKVVGTVTPKEPVEDWEAGWEFSTGDELRIRWDSSGAISELGSATNWTKNAI; this is translated from the exons ATGTCTCTAGGACTGTCGGAGTTCGCCGACGGCGTAGCGGCGCGGAGTCTCAGCGAGATCTCAGAGGTAGACGCCGTAAGAATCGGAGCTGATATCGTATCTGCAGCAAGACGTCTCATAGCGCTTTTGAGGTCTATCGGAGATTGTCAATGGCTTCATCATCCACCCGTTATTGCTGAAGCTATTAGAAG GTATGATGAGCTTTGGATGCCGTTGATTTCTGATCTAACGGTTGGTTTAAAGCCTCCAATGATTTTGCCTCCTATTGATATTGAATGGGTTTGGTTTTGTCATTCTTTGAATCCA GTGAGTTATAGGGATTATTGTCAAAAGAGATTCTCAAAACTTATAGGGAAGCCTGCTATTTACGATCAAGAGAACGAGGATTACGCGGTTCTACAATGCGAAAAGGTTTGGGTTTTACGGTACCCGTTGGAGAGTTTTGAGAACAGAGCTGATCCTGATTCAGTTGAGACAGTTTCTTCAGTGAATGAAGATGTGAAAACTCTAGTAGAGAAGCAGAGGTTACTTTGGGAGAAGTTTTCAGCACCATATATGTCTGAAACCGTTTACTTGATCGCTGCTCGGTTACGTTACAAAGGGTTCCTGTTGATCTTACACAAGTTCAAAGACGAGATATCTCGTATTATTCCAGCTTCAGATATGCTTCTTATGTGGCTCACACACAAGAGTTACCCGACGGTATATAAAGAGGATGTTGATGAAATGTTGGAAGAGGTTACGAGAAAAGTGGTACGAGTTGGAGAAGCAGTTGAGAAAACGGAAGTGGAAAGAACGAAAAGACTGTGGGATAGTTACTTCAATCAACCTTACGAGAAAGCAGGTGGTGAATTGACGGTAATAGCGAATGAGTCTCGTCTTAGTAAAAGTGCAGTGTTTTATTGGCCTGTCTCTGATATGGACGTTAACACCGCGTATAAGTCCGTTCGACCTAGATTTGTTTTGGAA TTGTGTATATTTATAAGGCTGAATCCAAAAGCAGAGCGGAATGAGTCTAGAGATCGAAGTTTCCTTCGTTTGAGAGTTGCTAGATGTCATAGGAAGCTGCAGCTAGACAAGAAAATGACAGATTTGTCTCGCGATGGGACGTGGCAAAAGGGTTGGCATCTTTACTGCGAGTTTGGGACGTTAGGGGTTGTATTGGAATCACATCATGAACGTCCTCGTGGGATTTGCTTCAGAAGTGGGAAACCTGAAGGGGTGATTGAGTTTCCGTGGAATGATCTGTTACGAGCACATTCATTAGCATCTGGTAGGTTTCTCGGTAAGCAAGTAAGTGTGTTTGCTTCGGTTACGCCCCCGGTTCAAGCGCCCTACTTGCTGAGATTTGTGCCGGATCGAGTTACGGATGATTCAGGTGCTATGATATCTGATTCAGTTCAAAGAAGTAACAACTTCCGTCCTCAAGAAGGAAGGTGGCTTACACGGACCGTTCTTGATCATGCAGGGCGGGAATGCTTTGTTATCCGCATCCG AGTCGGAAAAGGAGTGTTTAAACGTGGAGGTGAAATTCCATCCCCAGTTAAATCAGAGGAGCGGATAACAGAGATTCGTGTAGGTTCTTGGTCTTATATCGAGGGCTCAATCGGTAAAGCTCCAG GGAAGGTTGTTGGAACCGTGACGCCTAAAGAACCAGTTGAGGATTGGGAGGCTGGTTGGGAATTTTCGACTGGAGACGAATTGCGTATCCGTTGGGACTCATCAGGAGCTATCTCAGAGCTAG GTTCGGCTACTAACTGGACGAAGAATGCAATataa
- the LOC104787370 gene encoding uncharacterized protein LOC104787370 isoform X3: MSLGLSEFADGVAARSLSEISEVDAVRIGADIVSAARRLIALLRSIGDCQWLHHPPVIAEAIRRYDELWMPLISDLTVGLKPPMILPPIDIEWVWFCHSLNPVSYRDYCQKRFSKLIGKPAIYDQENEDYAVLQCEKVWVLRYPLESFENRADPDSVETVSSVNEDVKTLVEKQRLLWEKFSAPYMSETVYLIAARLRYKGFLLILHKFKDEISRIIPASDMLLMWLTHKSYPTVYKEDVDEMLEEVTRKVVRVGEAVEKTEVERTKRLWDSYFNQPYEKAGGELTVIANESRLSKSAVFYWPVSDMDVNTAYKSVRPRFVLELCIFIRLNPKAERNESRDRSFLRLRVARCHRKLQLDKKMTDLSRDGTWQKGWHLYCEFGTLGVVLESHHERPRGICFRSGKPEGVIEFPWNDLLRAHSLASGRFLGKQVSVFASVTPPVQAPYLLRFVPDRVTDDSGAMISDSVQRSNNFRPQEGRWLTRTVLDHAGRECFVIRIRVGKGVFKRGGEIPSPVKSEERITEIRVGSWSYIEGSIGKAPVQGRLLEP, encoded by the exons ATGTCTCTAGGACTGTCGGAGTTCGCCGACGGCGTAGCGGCGCGGAGTCTCAGCGAGATCTCAGAGGTAGACGCCGTAAGAATCGGAGCTGATATCGTATCTGCAGCAAGACGTCTCATAGCGCTTTTGAGGTCTATCGGAGATTGTCAATGGCTTCATCATCCACCCGTTATTGCTGAAGCTATTAGAAG GTATGATGAGCTTTGGATGCCGTTGATTTCTGATCTAACGGTTGGTTTAAAGCCTCCAATGATTTTGCCTCCTATTGATATTGAATGGGTTTGGTTTTGTCATTCTTTGAATCCA GTGAGTTATAGGGATTATTGTCAAAAGAGATTCTCAAAACTTATAGGGAAGCCTGCTATTTACGATCAAGAGAACGAGGATTACGCGGTTCTACAATGCGAAAAGGTTTGGGTTTTACGGTACCCGTTGGAGAGTTTTGAGAACAGAGCTGATCCTGATTCAGTTGAGACAGTTTCTTCAGTGAATGAAGATGTGAAAACTCTAGTAGAGAAGCAGAGGTTACTTTGGGAGAAGTTTTCAGCACCATATATGTCTGAAACCGTTTACTTGATCGCTGCTCGGTTACGTTACAAAGGGTTCCTGTTGATCTTACACAAGTTCAAAGACGAGATATCTCGTATTATTCCAGCTTCAGATATGCTTCTTATGTGGCTCACACACAAGAGTTACCCGACGGTATATAAAGAGGATGTTGATGAAATGTTGGAAGAGGTTACGAGAAAAGTGGTACGAGTTGGAGAAGCAGTTGAGAAAACGGAAGTGGAAAGAACGAAAAGACTGTGGGATAGTTACTTCAATCAACCTTACGAGAAAGCAGGTGGTGAATTGACGGTAATAGCGAATGAGTCTCGTCTTAGTAAAAGTGCAGTGTTTTATTGGCCTGTCTCTGATATGGACGTTAACACCGCGTATAAGTCCGTTCGACCTAGATTTGTTTTGGAA TTGTGTATATTTATAAGGCTGAATCCAAAAGCAGAGCGGAATGAGTCTAGAGATCGAAGTTTCCTTCGTTTGAGAGTTGCTAGATGTCATAGGAAGCTGCAGCTAGACAAGAAAATGACAGATTTGTCTCGCGATGGGACGTGGCAAAAGGGTTGGCATCTTTACTGCGAGTTTGGGACGTTAGGGGTTGTATTGGAATCACATCATGAACGTCCTCGTGGGATTTGCTTCAGAAGTGGGAAACCTGAAGGGGTGATTGAGTTTCCGTGGAATGATCTGTTACGAGCACATTCATTAGCATCTGGTAGGTTTCTCGGTAAGCAAGTAAGTGTGTTTGCTTCGGTTACGCCCCCGGTTCAAGCGCCCTACTTGCTGAGATTTGTGCCGGATCGAGTTACGGATGATTCAGGTGCTATGATATCTGATTCAGTTCAAAGAAGTAACAACTTCCGTCCTCAAGAAGGAAGGTGGCTTACACGGACCGTTCTTGATCATGCAGGGCGGGAATGCTTTGTTATCCGCATCCG AGTCGGAAAAGGAGTGTTTAAACGTGGAGGTGAAATTCCATCCCCAGTTAAATCAGAGGAGCGGATAACAGAGATTCGTGTAGGTTCTTGGTCTTATATCGAGGGCTCAATCGGTAAAGCTCCAG TACAGGGAAGGTTGTTGGAACCGTGA